In Lonchura striata isolate bLonStr1 chromosome 11, bLonStr1.mat, whole genome shotgun sequence, the following proteins share a genomic window:
- the LOC110471404 gene encoding threonine--tRNA ligase 1, cytoplasmic encodes MAAAAAEAAELRLSRQERELRWLAAEVGRLKEPQELQCPGSASPELQRLRAENEKLRYRLLHLRRSLAAELGRAAPAQPPAGGEKVSSANPADAANQIKKKKEDEAVNQHQNDLQCMPSFIEDRLKLYEVLKKEHDALLAYRAANQSRSIKVTLTDGETVEGESWKTTPYQLAVGISQVLASNAVIAKVNGELWDLDRPLEGDCTLELLTFDNEEAKAVYWHSSAHILGEAMEGYFGGCLCYGPPIENGFHYDMYIEDRSVSSTEFPLLENRCKNIIKEKQAFERLEVKKEILLDMFKYNKFKCRILNEKVKTPTTTVYRCGPLIDLCKGPHVRHTGKIKALKIIKSSSTYWEGKSDMETLQRIYGISFPDNKMMKEWEKIQEEAKNRDHRKIGKEQELFFFHDLSPGSCFFLPRGAFLYNTLVDFIRGEYRRRNFTEVVSPNVFNSKLWEASGHWQHYSENMFSFEIEKETFALKPMNCPGHCLMFAHRPRSWRELPLRLADFGVLHRNELSGTLSGLTRVRRFQQDDAHIFCTMEQIEEEIKDCLDFLKSVYAVFGFTFQLHLSTRPENYLGDLEIWDHAEKQLQNSLNNFGEQWNLNPGDGAFYGPKIDIKIKDAIGRYHQCATIQLDFQLPIRFNLTYVGKDGDDKKRPVIIHRAILGSVERMIAILAENYGGKWPFWLSPRQVMVVPVGPTSEQYAQQVCDQFFEAGFMSDVDLDQSCTLNKKIRNAQLAQYNFILVVGEKEKANNAVNVRTRDNKVHGEISVSSTIEKLKKFKTSQIANAEEEF; translated from the exons atggcggcggcggcggccgaggCGGCGGAGCTCCGGCTGTCGCGGCAGGAGCGGGAGCTGCGCTGGCTGGCGGCGGAGGTCGGCCGGCTGAAGGAGCcgcaggagctgcagtgcccCGGCAGCGCCAGCCCCGAGCTGCAGCGGCTGCGGGCCGAGAACGAGAAGCTGCGGTACCGCCTGCTGCACCTGCGCCGCAGCCTGGCGGCCGAGCTGGGCCGGGCGGCGCCGGCGCAGCCCCCGGCCGGCGGAGAG AAAGTCTCCAGTGCAAATCCAGCTGATGCAGCGaatcaaattaaaaagaaaaaggaagatgaagCCGTGAACCAACACCAGAATGAT CTCCAGTGTATGCCAAGCTTCATAGAAGACAGACTGAAGCTTTATGAAGTACTGAAAAAAGAACATGATGCTTTGCTAGCTTACAGAGCAGCCAACCAGAGCAGATCTATCAAAGTTACTCTGACAGATGGGGAGACAGTTGAAGGGGAATCTTGGAAAACCACACCATATCAATTAGCTGTAGGAATTAG TCAAGTGTTGGCTTCAAATGCAGTCATAGCCAAAGTAAACGGTGAACTCTGGGATCTGGACCGTCCGCTGGAAGGAGATTGTACTCTAGAGCTGCTCACCTTTGATAATGAAGAAGCCAAAGCC GTTTATTGGCATTCAAGTGCTCACATTCTTGGAGAGGCCATGGAAGGATATTTTGGGGGCTGCTTATGCTATGGACCACCGATTGAGAATGGATTTCATTATGACATGTATATTGAAGACAG AAGTGTATCTAGTACTGAATTCCCACTACTAGAGAACCGTTGTAAAAATATCATAAAAGAGAAACAGGCTTTTGAAAGGCTGGAAGTCAAAAAGGAGATCCTGTTAGACATGTTTAAG TATAACAAGTTCAAGTGTCGTATCCTTAATGAGAAGGTGAAGACACCAACTACCACAGTATACAG ATGTGGTCCATTGATTGATCTCTGCAAGGGTCCACATGTGAGACACACTGGAAAAATTAAGGCCCTTAAAATAATTAAG AGTTCCTCTACATACTGGGAAGGAAAATCTGACATGGAAACTCTGCAGAGAATATATGGAATATCCTTTCCTGATAACAAAATGATGAAGGAATGGGAAAAAATCCAGGAAGAAGCCAAAAACCGGGATCATAGGAAAATTGGAAAG GAGCAAGAACTCTTCTTCTTTCATGATTTGAGTCCTGGAAGCTGCTTTTTCCTCCCTAGAGGTGCCTTTCTTTATAACACACTTGTGGATTTCATACGA GGGGAATATCGCAGGCGTAACTTTACTGAAGTTGTATCTCCGAACGTCTTCAACAGTAAACTCTGGGAAGCTTCAGGACATTGGCAGCACTACAGTGAAAATATGTTCTCTTTTGAGATTGAGAAGGAAACCTTTGCCCTTAAACCCATGAATTGTCCAGGACATTG CTTGATGTTTGCCCATCGTCCCCGATCCTGGAGGGAATTGCCTCTTAGACTTGCAGATTTTGGAGTTCTTCACCGAAATGAACTCTCAGGCACTTTGAGTGGCTTGACTCGTGTAAGGCGCTTCCAACAAGATGATGCTCACATCTTTTGCACAATGgaacag attgaagaagaaattaaagacTGTCTTGATTTCTTGAAATCAGTGTATGCTGTCTTTGGCTTTACCTTTCAACTACATCTTTCTACAAGACCAGAAAATTATCTTGGCGATTTAGAGATCTGGGATCATGCAGAAAAG CAACTTCAAAACAGCCTGAATAACTTTGGAGAGCAATGGAATTTGAATCCAGGAGATGGAGCATTTTATGGTCCTAAG ATTGATATTAAAATCAAAGATGCAATTGGTAGGTACCATCAATGTGCTACCATCCAACTTGACTTCCAGCTACCCATTCGGTTTAATCTTACTTATGTTGG taaggATGGCGATGACAAGAAAAGGCCAGTGATTATTCACAGAGCTATTTTGGGATCTGTGGAGAGAATGATAGCTATTCTAGCAGAAAATTATGGAGGGAAATG GCCATTCTGGCTGTCTCCACGGCAGGTCATGGTTGTGCCTGTGGGCCCCACCTCGGAACAATACGCCCAGCAG gtTTGTGATCAATTTTTTGAAGCAGGATTTATGTCAGATGTGGATCTAGATCAAAGTTGCACATTAAACAAGAAAATTAGAAATGCACAGCTGGCTCAGTATAACTTCATTTTAG TggttggagaaaaggagaaagcaaaTAATGCTGTCAATGTGCGAACAAGAGACAACAAAGTTCATGGAGAGATTTCAGTATCTTCTACTATTGAAAAGCTCAAGAAATTTAAGACTTCACAAATTGCAAATGCAGAAGAAGAATTCTGA